DNA sequence from the Siniperca chuatsi isolate FFG_IHB_CAS linkage group LG3, ASM2008510v1, whole genome shotgun sequence genome:
aggaATTGCAAACACTTGGAATTTTGTGCTCTAATGACCTTTTGGCAGTTTCAGTGGCCACAGCATACAAAGACAGACAATTATGAAAATGTGTTCACCATGGTTCCAGCTATAGAAAAggtgtgatttttaaaataatatggtGCAAACTGCTCAGCAAGCAGTCGTTGTGGTTATAAATATAAGCCACGTAAATACTCAGCTGTCTTTGGTGGAGAGTCAAGTGTTCACGGCAAGTCCAGCGTTCCTTTGAGTGACGGGGCCACCTGGAAGAGTCAGGCATAGCTCTAAGGCCTGCTGTCCCACCAAACTGTTCCCACGAGACCTTCCTGCAGCTTCATGTCTCCGTGCAACCCACACAGCCACTCAAATTACTCTACACTCCCCCGGGGATGGGACGCATAGTCCAAAAAGCAAGTGGAACCACTGGTATTTTGCCTTTATAGGCACTCAAATGACATACCAATCCAAGGATAGGCATCATCGTATATGTGGATGGGGAATTGCCAGTCATGTCTGTAACACTTATATAGACATGTGTCCATATGCTTCTGTCAGTTTACAGCTGAATCAAAGCTCCACTTTCTTTATGTGGAGTGTAGTGTGCTCTAATTTACACTGAGACTGGTATCAGAGGTcaaatgtaaagtaaatgtaaatgtaaataatatccttgaatgaatacattttgccCATGATTTATGAAAAAAGTTTAGCTTTAAAACCTGACGGGCTCTGTAGCAAAAGACACTGACGTACCTACAGTGAATGTAATTGTGGTGGCATGTAAACTTGTGTTGACCCTGCAACAACATAATTGAAGTTGTCTTCACTTGTGTTAGCAGACGAAGAATAACAACGAGGAAGGCTACGATGGCCAAATAGAGccgacaaaacaaaaacacggGCTCAGAGGTCTGGGCCAATCTTAGCTCCTGCTGCAGACAAACTGAGTAGACAGTGCACATCAAAGCTAAGAGGTGCAGATATGCTGCTAATCCGATGTCCTCGCCTGATCTTTAGAAAGATGACGGATTGCCCTATTAGGAAGAAGTGAGGCTTTACGACGCTTGTCAACAGAGACTAGCAGGATGAGGACCAACAAGTGGTGCAgtagtgtgtgttagtgtatgtgtgtgtgtatgtgtgtgtgtttgcctgtggcAGGATGCTTCCACAGATGAATACAGATTAATTTATGACCACCAGCTCGTCCTCATATTTTTGTTAAAGCTTGCACTCTAAAGATGGTACAAATAGGTGTAATTAGGCAACGCACACCCACATATGGGAATAAAGCTGCTTGATACAGATAATGAGCTCGAAGCATCTACTCCAAGGCCTAATAAATGCTGAGTGGCTCCACTTAAACATAACAAACCAGATATGAGCGTTTAGTGAATGAAGAGCCACTTGGCCTGCTGGTAGTAACACTTTCTAACCTGGGACCTAAAAAGAAATCTCAGAGGTGAGATCATGTTTCCTGCTATTGAACAAATTGTCTGGTGTTGCAGCAAAGGGATGAAGTAGACTGAGAGGTGGATTTGCATTTccttaaaaacatgaataatcACAGTTTTGGGAAATTGAGTGAAGTGAAAGGATATTTTTCAGGTTCCATTGTGAATGCAAGGTTTGGCTCAGAAGTACAACTAGTTGACGAGCCTCTATCACACCCTCATATGTGCCTTCTACAGTAAAAACAGCGGAGCTTGTTGCTTAGTAACaacctctgttttgtttttgttatttgatgGCCAGTCCCTGTCCTCATTCATAAAACCATCTTTTCGTATGTGGGTCAACACAATATGACACACAGCATTAAAAGCTTGTAATTTCAAAAGGAGGTTTTTGTAAACATTGCAATGTTGACATGGTATGGAAACAAATAGGATCCAGAGATATTGTTTATGCCTATTATATCaaatattatatcatatatTTTCTGATAGGGCCACCTGACACACATAGGAAAATTAACTACCATCCCAGCATGGGTCATGGAGCTCTAACCGTGATATGATACCATGTAGTATGACATATTTCCACATGAAAGCATTTCGCTGATGTCCTATGATAAGACTGAATGGAAAAGGGGATCAGGaacatgtgtgtgagtggaaaCCTCACAGCATAACCAAGATCATTGGTGTGCACTTGACTCTGCATGAGATTAAGTGACATACAGCAGTTGTCTGgtgttacatactgtacataaacgTTCTCACTCTCTAGCCAAACATGATCATCTTTTTATCGCCAAGACATTCttctgttttcagaaacacatgtTACATGAAGTGAAGCCTCAGATGTTAAGTGTGAGCCGCCCTGTCTGCACTTGATCAGCAACTATGTGTGGTATGACTCAAATGTAATCAAGATTTGACAGGAATCGAAGCCTCTATCTAAACTGGCTTGaattctttctctttttttacactTGGCATAGCATCAAAGAATATTTACTTTACCAAAATACCCTGTGATCACATAAAGCAGCCTGGCTTTATATGTGCAAATCCCCAAGGTTTAACACCTCACCTGCTCGAGAAAAATTGAATATGATGTCTGCTGCAACCATTTTTACTTTGACAGACAAACCACACAAAGCAGACCAGGGTCTGCACTGCACCATGCAAGCATTTTAGTGGTAATATTATTCTGGTGGTGTCAGTCTGTGAGATGCTTTTGGAAAAACAATGTGAGATAGATCTGTGTTTAATAAAAGTATCATATTCACAGGGTATATCACAGCAGGTGGCGTACAGCCAGTGGTGCAAATGTATGTGGAGCAAAGCTTGAATAGAAGCGTTCAGTGGTTGAGCAAAGAAAGAAGACACAACTTCAGATTattatatgaaataaaaatgaattctAAAACACAGACTAGGTGTCAAGTTTACAACAAAAGCGAAAGGAAAGCTGTTTATTACATGATAAGGTGAAACAACCTTAAAAAAGATTTGGTTTGTTTGTCAGCAACTAAAATTTGGTTGAATCCGATTTAAATTAAAGAAAGATTTTGGTCAACAAAGCAAGAGAATCAAAGAATGAACACACAGCAAAAACTCCTTTCATCAGAGTTGAAAGTAGTTAAAGGCTTCCACCACAGTGCCATTTTAATGAACTAATTAACTATTATAGTCATGTCTCCGCTACATGACCCTCTCTTGGTGGTTCCCTCATTTTTTATGCATAGAGCATGTATTTGGATATGAAGACATTCAATTTATTGTCGTGAAATTTCATAAGACAAGGCCGAACATTTCCTATCTatcaaagttttaatttttacattattattgtgaATTGTGAATTCATATGATATCAGATCCCATTACTATGTTCACACATTAGCACGTTAACTTTATAAGGCgataatacagtatgtcagtgttgtgtttacagcttgttgtgctggccaaaaaatcagttaatgtaGTTTTAACTTTGAGCTAAATcctattttctttcctttcacaGAGGAAAACTGCACGTACTTCAGACACTTCACTCCAGGGCAAGATGCTGAGATATttgaatataaaacacaaaaaggtaGGTTTCTGTTTTTGGTTCCTCTATGGCGGTTACTTTCATTCCATCCTGtctaaaaagaacaaaaaaggagAGATTCATTTGCAAATTCATTGTGTTAATATGTTCCTTGGACGTCCCAGTCTCTGTGAAGTTGAACATCAAACTGGCTGCATCACAGCTTCCCAACTGacctcacctgctgctgctgctctgctctctgtggaTTCAGAGTTTCATTCATGTTTCACTTCTGACCGCAGCACAGTTATCGATGCCACAGCAGGTATTCGACCGGCTGTCAGTGACAAAACCCTTCATAGGACATGAAGAATTCCTGGGGGAAAGACAACTGGATTTTCCTTTATCTTTTCCCAAACTTTTGTCAAACTGGCTAAAAGTCAATGTGCCTACGCAGGTCAACACTTTATGTCTCTTTGCAAAAACAGAGCCCATACATAGTATGTGATAgatttttatttctataatgTGATAGTGTatgtcagacattttttttccacaaattaTACTGGAAGATTTTGATGCATGTTctactgctttttaaaaatgtaactgtttTTTGTTGGAGTTTGTTTCCCCTATGATGGTCGCCACCTGGGGGTCATAGTTCACTCACTGAGTCACAGAATTCACAGTGTGTGCTGACACGAGGCTGACAGTGTTTCACATACGTTGCCTTAGGTGCCTTAGGAACATAGATGCAAGATATGTATTGTACGTACAATTCAGTCAACATTtcatagctgtgtgtgtttgttccagCCCCCATCTTCCATTCCTTCCATCCTTTCTCCAGTGACCCGCTTACAGCTGTGACCACACTAAGCCCAGCCAGCGCATGTTGTATGACAGCCCTCCCATGTAATGTGCATTAGAGAGCCCAGCACACATGGAGCACTGTCAGACTCAATTATTGGGGTGTAAATGCGAATAAGTCTTGTGCATGAAGTCGTGCACACCCCCACAACCTAAACTCACAGATGCTAATGCAAGCATTCATGGGTATCCCTCCCCCattctctacacacacacacacacacacacacacacacacacacacactcacacatgcagcaTCCCAGTGCTGATGGCATGCCTTTGAGAGACACACTTCAAGTTTGCTGGAATGATAACAGCACTGACAAGTTCCCTGTAGTGTTTTTCACTCTAGACTGAGCCATTTGGTTATACCATAATAGTGCATAAGGTTGAGTGAACATAGTAGACACATGTCACCACAGGCACATCCATCCATATATTAATACTCTTATCTGCTGTAGGGAGTCCGCcattaaagaataaatgaagTGTAATAAAAATCGTGCAAGTTGAGAATGGTCGCGGACACTACAGGAATGGATCTGGGCCTTTGGAGGTTCTTCGTATCTTTTACAAACATAAGTAAACTATGCAAAATGTCTTTATTGTGCCATCTTATTTTGGAGGACTGTCTTCTTCCTCTGGaatacaaaacatgaaaaaaaaaacctcacaaCCCATATGTATACAATGgccacacatacagtgtgtgtgtgtgtgttttgtgtgtgtgtgtgtgtgtacagaaagGGAAAAACAATTCCTCTTTAAGGCATAACGATAGATATACTAGATGATGTGTAAGGGTTAGCACGTGCCAGATCTGGTCAAGAGAGGGGactaaaacaaatctcaaactCTGAAACTTTTTTGTGGCTTattggtagagtgggtcgtccaccaattgggAGGTTGACgattcgatcccggcttcccccagcccacatgtcgaagtgtcctcgggaaagatactgaaccccaaattgctcccaaaggCCTtcgatgtgtgagtgtgtgaatgcttaattagtttctttgaactgatgagcagttggcagcagttgtgtgaatgtgatatgtgaagcactttgagtggttggaagactagaaaggcgctatacagtccatttaccatttttcaGATCTCTCGTACAAACATAAAGGAAAGCAAAATATGAACATGCCTACTTATGCACACATAAATATGCAATATGTACACATAGAGTATGCCACACAtctacatacatgcacatgaaGAGCAAAGCTATATAATACTGTCTCACAGACATATtgacatatatatattcatatacattCAAGCCCAAACATGAAAGCCTTTTTTATTTCCCTTAACTGCGGTACAGTTGACTTTTTTACATGTCAGTCTCATGTTTCTGAGGACAAGTGAAGTAATCCCGTACAACTGAAACGCTGGTATCTTTTGATGTCTACCTTGCTCTTGGTGTTTCAGACTGAGCTAGCCAGTATCTGAGACAGTATCTCAGAGACCACAGAGTGTTCAGGGTGTGGCCCATCCTCCCCTGCCAGTAGGAGATGAAGGCTCGCTCCTCCCAGAGGAGTGCTTCTCCTCTGGGCATGGTTCACAGGCGAACAGGCGGCACATCAAAGGCCTTGCATCTTATCCACCTCTCTGCCTGGAAAAACAAGCCAGCTGCTGTTCCtattacacagacacactgtatcTGTAAACACAAGGACCAAATTACACTCATATAGTATATTTGTAAGTTGAATATAAAGATTATTGTCTTTATAGCACAAAGCATTAACAGATAAGTCTGGTAATTTAAGGCTTTGCCTGTGTCATAGAGCTCTATTGttcaaaaagtattaaaaactaattaaaacactgttgtactgggtgacatgttccttcattaccatgaacacaggCACACAGTTTACTTTGAGTTGATCCCACAGCACACATGCTGTTAAAACTcaccaaatgtgttttattgtgatttattgtattatattgtctGAAAACTACAATGCCCAGCAGTTTTAGGAAATAACTGAGCACTTTAAAAATTTAAACTATACATTTGCGGCCCATTTTTAAAGAGTTGTGTTTTTCACCGGGAACTTGGGGTGCAACAGAGAGGGTAGTCAGAAAGTCTTAAGAGATGAACTAATGCATAATTGAtgtttcatgggatttgttgacaataagaaaaatctaGAATAAAGCAAGCCGTGTCCTTTAAGCCTAACCTGACACTAATGACTGGTTTAGAACATCTCCAAAAGCAAAACCAGCTAATTTCTAAATCCAGGATAACATAATTAGTGTGTGACAAAACACACTTCCTATTGATTGTAGAAAATGTGATGCATCTCATGTGCCGCCCTAACCACTAGGTGACTTCTTCTGATTTATGAATCACATTATTGGATTTTAgaattttttgtgtttttttgcctgATTAAAGCATTCCTAAAGAGAGGGTTTGTGGCTTTACtgaaacaatcacacacaaatcCAAGGTAATTTTATTccaatatatacatatgtaatGTGAACGATGTGTAATGACATAATATGATGACAGTTTGAACAAAACATAACATGTAACATTGTGGAGCTTGAAATATTTGATGTCATTGGTTTGAAAAGGACATTTACGAACCACCATCATGTCTCTTGGTCTCTTTCTTTCCAGAGTACAACATCTCCGCTGCAGCCATCTCCATCTTCAGTCTGGCCTTCATGATCCTGGGGTCTCTCTGTTTGATGGGATCATGCACCGGTAAAGGCAAAGGAAGAGACTACCTCCTCAAACCTGCTGGcatgttttttgcatttgcagGTGGGTTCAGTTAACCAACAAAATTTCAGTTTCCCTGCAGCATTTACAGTTTGGAATGCAAAAATCCTCACTTTGCTACTTTATGGTCACATCACGTGTCATGTGACGAGAACGTGGGAATCTGCAGTTGCCACTCATGTTTACACATCTCCCCCTCCCACCCCCCCCAGGTCTCTGTTCCTTTATCTCACTGGAGGTGATGCGTCAATCAGTCAAACGCATGATCGAGAGCGAGGACACAATCTGGATTGAATACTACTACGCCTGGTCCTTCGCGTGCGCCTGCACCGGCTTtgtcctcctctttctcactgGCATCGCCCTCCTGATCCTCTCCATGCCCCAGATGCCCAGGAATCCATGGGAGACTTGCATGGATGCCGAGCCGGAGCAAGTAGAGTGACagttagacagacaggtgaataCAGGATGACAGTGTCTTTCGTTTTGAGTACAGATGTTAGATTCATTTCAAGAACAAGAGCTGGCCATAAAATGGTACAGTCACGATGACAGAAACTGGTTTGGGTGTGGATGGACCATAGCCATGACGGGAAATTTACCTCCCTGCAATTATACAGAAACTTGACTATGGGTCTTTTGTCATTTGAGTTTTGAGTTTCAAATGTTTGCCTTATCCTGTACGCCCACCCAGAATGTAAAACAAAGCAGTCTTCTCCAACACCTCCTTAGATATGGTTCATGAGCTCTAATCTGACCCTGAGGCCTAAAAACCACCATACTTCTCAGTAAGAGCCAACCTGGGCCAAATACCAATAGCAATTATTTTATAACGCTTTTAGTATGCTTCCATTTTTCTCTACAACTCTAATCTTTTACTGCCGGCATATATCAAAaggaaatgttaaaaatgttttatcacaCATCACTGTTATGTGACCATGACACCTTAGTTAAAAAGGTGTCATGGtcaaaggtgttttttttcatttacattttgagtGCACACAGTTATGGCCTGACATCAGCAAGTGACTTTATGTGATTTTATGTATGATATCTTGTACATATCTAATGTTCGTCTGTTGATTTTTGTATGGGATCGCTCAAGGAATCACTTTCTTACAAGAAATAACGAATAAGTAAGAGAAGTCGAGACATGTATTCAAATGTTAAGTTGTACATTACATTAAGATTTATAAAGAACCTTTACATATGGAGAATGTCCCATTAAAATAGGAACTTTAAGAATAAATGACTGATTTCAAGCAAAGCAGTAGCACAgagcaggtttgtgtgtgtgtgtggcaggctGAATGCTAAACACCCACACAGTCTGCAGCACTGATCGTGCTGGAAAAGGTTCAGTTCCAGCAGGTGCACACACTAGGCCATTACTTTTTGTTGACAGCTTCCAAACCAAACTGATACAAAAAATTCTCTGTTCATTTCCATGCGTCATCATGACCCATTTGAAACATGCGGCGAATTGGTATTTGCATCCGTCCATGTTACTGCATTTTCTCTGTGTAGAACAAATGTAGAGATCATAGAAACCCACACTTTACTCCCATGCAGACAGCTGCAGACTCAGTGTCAGCTCAGCTGTCACTgacttttatttcaaatgtaaaaaataacatgctgttttgttttagaaTGGTCATTAGCTAGCcgaaacatgcaaacacagtgCAAAAAGATAATATGACACCGTTCTGCACATCAAGTCACTTACAGTATACACTTTGACTTGCAGTTGGAGAATGCATTTCACCTGTAACTGTCAACAGTATGAATGACAATGCTGTCAGTCAGTTATAGCCCTGCGAACGCTAAGTCTTAAAGAACATATgagattaaaaaacaatgaGCAAAGAGGAAATATGGGCTGGTGTTGTAGAAAAACCTCTATGAGCTGTTTACAGGGCATTCACACCATATACCATACTACACACCGTTTCCAAGGTAgagccagtggtggaagtactcagatctctTACTAAAGtaagcaataccacagtgtagaaaactctgttaaaagtaaaattttagtaaagtacaaaagtattagcattaagatatacttaaagtacaaaaagcaAAGGTACTCATTAGGTAGAATGGCTCACTTCAgaattacatatattatattattggattataattattgatgcagtaATATGTAAATCACTTTAATGTTATAGTTGTTAAAGGCGGGGGCtaatttgaattactttatatactgtactgctgggtagcttgttaTTTTACtccaggatcaataaagtttcatCATAACAACAAAGAAAGTATGAAAGAATTATTCAGGTAGGGTAGAATGAGGCTAATGTGTATAAATACTTCTACTACATCAAAAttggaataataaaaaatgtgcaaaaagctGTTGTAAAGCTAATAACCTATGTATGATCTTGAAGTTGTACTGTAACTGTGGGTATTCTGAGACACACTGAATGTCTCAACCAGACGTGTTTTTACTTAGTTTGGCATGACATATGAAATAGCGGCTATCCCGTGCATGTAGAGGTTTATCAGTtaatatatttgaatttttTAGCAAAACCTGCAGCTGTTCCGTGAGAGCTGCAACCATCCATGTTATGAGTTTGTTCTGGGCAAAAGTCCATTTAGTTTATTTctatttacatttcttttgacTTGGATGTTTTTTGACTGACTGTTACTGATACTGTGTATTTGACtaagaagtgaaataaaaaaatctaataaaaaaaccAAACAGGAATACTAATAGCAGGGCAACTGCTGACATGAATTTCTATATTCTTagtctttatgtttttgtctttttcaatgAATATGGCATGCAACAAGTTTTTGAATGTAGTAGattctgtgtgcgtgtgcttgtTACGTGCTTATGTGCTATAACtttgtaattaaaataaaatcttgatCAGCTTTGGAAAACTTCTGTCTGAgattgctttgtgttttgttttttcctttactttcATGAACCAAAGAAAAAGGTGTTGATGAAAGGTGTGACAGCCTTCTGGCTCTACGTGTTGCGTTTTGTGTCTCCCTTCAGTTCCTGGTAGGCAGAGAATGTATTAGACTGTACCACAAGTGCTGAGGATCCCAGATGTTCCAGACTCGCCACTTCAAACTGCTGCAAAACCCTGCCCTAATAAATCCTGTAGACAGTGACCCGGCTCATATATTTAACTTAGGCAGAAAGGCTTTTCTATAGTACCGCAGTGTAACGCAGAGgatgataaaaacaaagacagaactCGAgcaatttcaataaaaacactttaatagagaaacaaataaaaaagaaaataaaccttTGAAACACAGTCTAAATCCTTTATTATAACCACCACCAATTGAAATGAAGAAGAGTAAAACAGatctattcattattttgtaCCCACGAGGGAGGAACCAATGGGACTGGGAGGCTGGGAGAACAGGTGTGCCATTGATTCACTGCAGCGAGGGAAGAACAGAGGAGAGCAAACAGAGAACAGGAAGAGATGTGGCATTTATAGAAGGCTGAACACAGTGCTCTCTACTGGCTGGGCAAAAGGTTGCTCCCTTTCCGtgtgccacacacacaatgaatgttttattcataGGATGACGTATGGTGCAATATCGGGTggtgaaaatatttcaaatccAACTTCATTGCAAGAGTTAAAACCCTTAGTTTCATAGCAAAAACACTGAGAAACTGATTTTGACAGGACAAAAATTAAGccttaaaaacaaataagcaatgatgaaaatgtgtaaataaaatccctttaaaatgtctttggctcaatctcttcttcttcaaaaataaataaaagtgtagTTGAAGAAGTGGTGAAATATTAGTATTGCACAACTTCAGAGATTAGCCAACGACTGCTTTGCCACACAAACTGAAGATAAATATGACACACACCAGGGAGCAACCTCAGCTTTAGCCCTGCTAAGtaactgcagaaaaaaaaagaacttacATGACCATTACATATTTGATCGACATGTTAGTAAAATACTATAATAGTTTTGTTGATAATGTCACAAGTTATTgtacacatcaaataaaaaaccaAAATTTGACTCTGTAGGTttaacaaaagctttttttccccctcctttttttccccatcaacAAATCAATACAAACTGATAAAAACAGGGATAAAAACCAGCCAGGTCATCTCAACATGCATGAAA
Encoded proteins:
- the cacng1a gene encoding calcium channel, voltage-dependent, gamma subunit 1a, which produces MHRRTKIKIAIFVLLVGMACMFTAVVTDHWAVLSPRVDKINQTCEAAHFGLWRLCKKHIYISSENYVEGHGCGPISLPGEENCTYFRHFTPGQDAEIFEYKTQKEYNISAAAISIFSLAFMILGSLCLMGSCTGKGKGRDYLLKPAGMFFAFAGLCSFISLEVMRQSVKRMIESEDTIWIEYYYAWSFACACTGFVLLFLTGIALLILSMPQMPRNPWETCMDAEPEQVE